The proteins below are encoded in one region of Silene latifolia isolate original U9 population chromosome 2, ASM4854445v1, whole genome shotgun sequence:
- the LOC141632271 gene encoding protein DMP9-like, which translates to MELTEQPQVGIRIYTVSPSTTNPTQFPPSPPPPPSLPSSSDPTSQPGVRKRRAAVAKGVAKGVQRTLSKTSMLAHFLPTGTLLTFEMVLPSIYGVGQCTTVTTSMTIILLILCALSCFFFHFTDSFRAPDGKVYYGFVTPKGLAVFKSGLDVQVPKEDKYKVHFTDFVHAMMSVLVFMAIALSDHRVTNCLLPGHAKEMEEAMESFPLMVGLVCSCLFLVFPKARFGIGCMAT; encoded by the coding sequence ATGGAATTAACCGAACAACCACAAGTAGGTATCAGAATCTACACCGTATCCCCATCCACAACCAACCCAACCCAATTCCCACCATCCCCACCTCCACCACCGTCACTTCCATCCTCATCCGACCCCACCTCGCAACCGGGTGTTCGTAAAAGACGAGCAGCGGTTGCGAAAGGTGTAGCAAAAGGAGTCCAAAGAACCCTTTCAAAAACCTCAATGTTAGCCCATTTCTTACCTACAGGAACATTACTAACTTTCGAAATGGTTTTACCCTCAATTTACGGTGTCGGACAATGTACGACCGTAACCACCTCCATGACTATCATTCTACTTATATTATGCGCATTGTCGTGTTTCTTCTTCCATTTTACGGATAGTTTCCGTGCTCCGGACGGGAAAGTGTACTACGGGTTCGTGACACCTAAGGGTTTAGCGGTTTTTAAATCCGGTTTGGATGTTCAAGTGCCTAAAGAGGATAAATATAAGGTCCATTTTACGGATTTTGTCCATGCTATGATGTCGGTTTTGGTTTTCATGGCGATTGCACTTTCGGATCATCGGGTTACTAATTGTCTTTTGCCGGGTCATGCTAAGGAAATGGAAGAAGCTATGGAGAGTTTTCCGTTAATGGTTGGACTTGTTTGTAGTTGTCTCTTCCTTGTCTTTCCTAAAGCACGGTTTGGTATCGGTTGCATGGCTACTTAG
- the LOC141641879 gene encoding uncharacterized protein LOC141641879 codes for MLLKQYDLVFVPQKAVKGQAIADFFADHPVPAEWEISDDLPGEEIFYVDVLPPWQMYFDGAARKDGAGAGVVFVTPQNHLMPYSFTLTQLCSNNMAEYQALILGLHMAIEIGVRDMDIYGDSKLVVNQVLGEYEVKKEDLIPYHQRALQLLNQLEDIHVGHVPRSANKLADALANLAATLALGAEESMQVPVCNRWVVSLLEEEENVDTSNMICVYTVDEDDWRQPIIDFLDH; via the coding sequence ATGTTACTTAAGCAGTATGACTTGGTGTTCGTGCCTCAAAAGGCTGTCAAAGGTCAAGCTATCGCCGACTTCTTTGCTGATCATCCAGTGCCAGCAGAGTGGGAAATTTCAGATGACCTCCCAGGAGAAGAAATTTTCTATGTGGACGTCCTACCTCCATGGCAAATGTACTTTGATGGTGCTGCAAGGAAGGACGGAGCTGGAGCCGGAGTTGTAttcgtaactccacaaaatcatctcATGCCATACTCCTTTACGCTCACTCAGTTGTGCTCAAATAATATGGCAGAATACCAAGCTCTCATACTCGGCCTCCATATGGCGATCGAAATAGGTGTTAGAGATATGGACATCTACGGCGACTCGAAGCTGGTGGTCAACCAAGTCCTTGGTGAATATGAAGTAaaaaaggaagacttgattccCTACCATCAACGGGCATTACAACTGTTGAATCAACTTGAGGACATCCATGTTGGTCATGTGCcaaggagtgccaataagttggctGACGCGCTTGCTAATCTTGCAGCCACTTTGGCACTGGGGGCAGAAGAGTCTATGCAAGTCCCAGTCTGCAATCGTTGGGTAGTATCATTGCTTGAAGAAGAGGAAAATGTAGATACGTCCAACATGATATGCGTCTACACAGTTGATGAAGATGACTGGCGTCAACCTATCATTGATTTTTTGGACCACTAA
- the LOC141641880 gene encoding E3 ubiquitin-protein ligase MPSR1-like, with the protein MVLGSMLNSAEGKGGQPPAAKSAVEAMPRVEIKEGEEVGECVICLEEYKVGTTVKKMPCQHGFHEECIEKWLGLHGSCPVCRYVMPVEEGDDVDKKGGDDVEEREGVGERERERERTS; encoded by the exons ATGGTACTAGGTTCGATGTTAAACAGTGCAGAGGGTAAAGGTGGGCAACCACCAGCAGCGAAATCAGCGGTGGAGGCGATGCCACGTGTTGAGATCAAAGAAGGGGAAGAGGTTGGAGAGTGTGTGATATGTTTGGAGGAGTATAAGGTAGGGACCACAGTGAAAAAGATGCCATGTCAGCATGGGTTTCATGAAGAGTGTATTGAGAAGTGGTTAGGGTTACATGGGAGTTGTCCTGTTTGTAGGTATGTTATGCCTGTTGAGGAAGGTGATGACGTGGACAAGAAAGGTGGTGATGATGTGGAGGAGAGagaaggtgttggagaaagagaaagagaaagagaaagg ACATCTTGA